The following coding sequences lie in one Mus musculus strain C57BL/6J chromosome 11, GRCm38.p6 C57BL/6J genomic window:
- the Tspoap1 gene encoding peripheral-type benzodiazepine receptor-associated protein 1 isoform X4 encodes MEQLTTLPRLGDLGAMEPWALPAWQHWTQGQGCKPGDASPSIAGTPTALQVKGLRFEESSKPEGAHSPGPVGNTDPEATETGLPKLGQQAESPGYSCSGLEEEEAQAYKAKFNIGFGDRPNLELLRALGELQQRCTILKEENQMLRKSSFPETEEKVRRLKRKNAELAVIAKRLEERAQKLQETNMRVVSAPVPRPGSSLELCRKALARQRARDLSETASALLAKDKQIAALQRECRELQARLSLVGKEGPQWLHMRDFDRLLRESQREVLRLQRQIALRNQREPLRPARSPGPTAPSRVGAPAPGAPGEAVLQDDVESPQVVLREPEKQQRVQQLESELCKKRKKCESLEQEARKKQRRCEELELQLRAAQNENARLVEENSRLSGRATEKEQVEWENSELKGQLLGVTQERDSALLKSQGLQSKLESLEQVLKHMREVAQRRQQLEVEHEQARLSLQEKQEEVRRLQQAQAEAKREHEGAVQLLESTLDSMQARVRELEGQCRSQTERFSLLAQELQAFRLHPGPLDLLTSALGCSALGDHPPPHCCCSIPQPCQGSGPKDLDLPPGSPGRCTPKSSEPALTTLTGIPRRTAKKAESLSNSSRSESIHNSPKSCPTPEVDTASEVEELEVDSVSLLPAAPESHSGGARIQVFLARYSYNPFEGPNENPEAELPLTAGEYIYIYGNMDEDGFFEGELMDGRRGLVPSNFVERVSDDDLLSTLPRELADSSHSSGPELSFLSGGGGGCSSGGQSSGGRSQPRPEEEAAGDELSLSPPPEGLGEPLAVPYPRHITVLKQLAHSVVLAWELPPERVDLRGFHIFVNGELRQALGPGVPPKAVLENMDLRTGPLHVSVQALTSKGSSDPLRCCLAVGAGAGVVPSQLRIHRLTATSAEIAWVPGNSNLAHAIYLNGEECPPARPSTYWATFCNLRPGTLYQARVEAQIPSQGPWEPGWERPEQRAATLQFTTLPAGLPDAPLDVQAEPGPSPGILMISWLPVTIDAAGTSNGVRVTGYAIYADGQKIMEVASPTAGSVLVEVSQLQLLQACHEVTVRTMSPHGESSDSIPAPVAPALASACQPARMSCLSPRPSPEVRTPLASVSPGLGDTSFPLRHPVPHGTQDFSASLSIEMSKGPQEEPPVPCSQEEAGAAVRSISEEKRAIEPTLGQEGPEPVAPSLAKQEVECTSGDAGPVPCSTQGELTQKKPSIEACHGGDLDSGLKLRSEKEDMSELGVHLVNSLVDHSRNSDLSDIQEEEEEEEEEEEELGSRPCSSQKQVAGNSIRENGAKPQPDPFCETDSDEEILEQILELPLQRLCSKKLFSIPEEEEEEEEEEGLEKPGPSRTSQDPSQPELALLGPGCDSSQPQGPGLCPLSPELSGVREHLEDVLGVVGGNGRRRGGGSPEKLPNRKRPQDPREHCSRLLGNGGPQASARPVPPRERGSLPVIEGTRVGQEPGGRGRPGLSRRCPRGPAPESSLVSCLSPKCLEISIEYDSEDEQEAGSGGVSINSSCYPTDGEAWGTAAVGRPRGPPKVNPGPNAYLRLPAWEKGEPERRGRSAIGRTKEPPSRATETGESRGQDNSGRRGPQRRGARVPRSGTTELAPPRSPQEAPPHQDLPVRVFVALFDYDPVSMSPNPDAGEEELPFKEGQLLKVFGDKDADGFYRGESGGRTGYIPCNMVAEVAVDSPAGRQQLLQRGFLPPNVLTEASGNGPSVYSSAHTPGPPPKPRRSKKVELEGPTQLCPGEKPSLGKCLGRGPPKLIHSAAQKTSRPMVAAFDYNPRENSPNMDVEAELPFRAGDVITVFGNMDDDGFYYGELNGQRGLVPSNFLEGPGPESGSLESGTSQAESQRTRRRRVQC; translated from the exons ATGGAGCAACTGACAACCCTCCCACGGCTTGGAGACCTTGGAGCCATGGAGCCATGGGCACTGCCTGCCTGGCAGCACTGGACTCAGGGCCAGGGGTGCAAACCTGGAGATGCATCTCCAAGCATTGCTGGTACTCCGACAGCTCTGCAGGTTAAAGGATTGAGGTTTGAAGAGAGTTCCAAGCCTGAGGGAGCTCATAGCCCTGGACCTGTCGGAAATACTGATCCTGAAGCAACAGAGACCGGGCTGCCTAAGCTGGGGCAGCAAGCAGAGAGCCCTGGGTACAGCTGTTCcgggctggaggaggaggaggcacaggCTTATAAG GCCAAGTTCAACATAGGCTTCGGGGACAGGCCTAATCTGGAGCTGCTAAGGGCCCTGGGAGAGCTGCAGCAGCGCTGTACCATCCTGAAGGAGGAAAACCAGATGCTG AGAAAAAGCAGCTTCCCAGAGACGGAGGAGAAGGTACGGAGGCTGAAGCGGAAGAATGCTGAACTGGCAGTCATTGCCAAGCGCCTGGAGGAGAGGGCACAGAAGCTGCAGGAAACGAACATGAGGGTG GTGAGTGCCCCTGTGCCCCGACCCGGATCCAGTTTGGAGTTGTGCCGTAAGGCTCTAGCTCGCCAGCGAGCCCGAGACCTCAGTGAGACAGCCAGTGCACTGTTGGCCAAGGACAAACAGATTGCTGCCTTGCAGCGGGAGTGCAGGGAGCTGCAGGCCAGACTCTCTCTGGTGGGCAAG GAAGGTCCCCAGTGGCTGCATATGCGGGACTTCGACCGGTTGCTGCGCGAGTCCCAACGGGAGGTGCTGCGGCTGCAGAGGCAGATCGCCCTGCGCAACCAGCGGGAGCCGCTCCGGCCTGCCCGGTCCCCGGGTCCTACTGCCCCATCTAGAGTAGGGGCGCCGGCCCCCGGGGCCCCGGGAGAG GCCGTACTTCAGGATGATGTGGAGAGCCCACAGGTAGTCCTAAGGGAACCAGAGAAGCAGCAAAGGGTGCAGCAGCTG GAGTCTGAGCTCTGCAAGAAGCGAAAGAAATGCGAGAGTCTGGAGCAGGAAGCCAGGAAAAAGCAGAGGCGATGTGAGGAGCTG GAGCTACAGCTGAGGGCAGCCCAGAATGAAAATGCCCGCCTGGTGGAGGAGAACTCtcggctcagtgggagagccacAGAGAAGGAGCAG GTGGAATGGGAGAATTCGGAGCTGAAGGGACAGCTCCTGGGGGTGACACAAGAGAGGGACTCGGCCCTTCTTAAGAGCCAGGGCCTGCAAAGCAAGCTGGAGAGCCTGGAGCAGGTGCTGAAG CATATGCGGGAGGTGGCCCAGCGCCGGCAGCAGCTGGAGGTGGAGCATGAGCAGGCTAGGCTCAGCctgcaggagaagcaggaggaggtccGGAGGCTGCAGCAG GCCCAGGCAGAAGCCAAGAGGGAACATGAGGGAGCCGTTCAGCTGCTGGAG TCTACCTTGGATTCCATGCAG GCCCGGGTTCGAGAGCTTGAGGGCCAGTGCCGAAGCCAGACTGAGCGTTTCAGCCTTCTGGCTCAGGAGCTCCAGGCCTTCCGTCTGCACCCAGGCCCTCTGGATCTGCTTACTTCAGCCTTGGGCTGTAGTGCCCTTGGGGACCACCCGCccccccactgctgctgctctatCCCTCAGCCCTGCCAGGGGTCCGGCCCCAAAG ATCTTGACCTCCCACCGGGCTCCCCAGGACGCTGCACCCCCAAATCTTCTGAACCTGCTCTCACCACCCTTACTGGAATCCCTCGAAGGACAGCTAAGAAGGCCGAGTCTCTTTCTAATTCTTCTCGCTCAGAGTCCATCCACAACAGCCCCAAGTCATGTCCCACACCAGAG GTGGACACAGCCAGtgaggtggaggaactggaggtAGACAGTGTTTCCCTGCTCCCAGCAGCTCCGGAGAGTCACTCGGGAGGAGCCAGAATCCAGGTCTTCCTAGCACGCTATAG CTACAACCCCTTTGAGGGTCCCAATGAGAATCCAGAGGCCGAGCTTCCTCTGACAGCGGGCGAGTATATCTACATCTATGGTAACATGGACGAGGATGGCTTTTTTGAAG GGGAGCTCATGGATGGCCGAAGGGGCCTGGTCCCTTCCAACTTTGTAGAGCGCGTGTCTGATGATGATCTTCTGTCCACCCTCCCTCGGGAGCTGGCTGATTCGTCGCACAGCTCAGGCCCCGAGCTCAGTTTCCTGAGTGGAGGCGGGGGTGGTTGCAGTAGTGGGGGCCAGAGCAGCGGGGGACGTAGCCAGCCCAGACCAGAGGAGGAGGCCGCAGGAGATGAACTCAGTCTGAGCCCCCCACCAGAGGGACTTGGCGAGCCTCTGGCTGTGCCTTACCCCCGACACATCACGGTTCTCAAGCAGTTAGCCCACAGTGTGGTGCTGGCCTGGGAGTTGCCTCCTGAGAGAGTAGATCTGCGTGGCTTCCATATCTTTGTCAATGGGGAACTccgtcaggccttggggcctggGGTGCCCCCCAAAGCTGTGCTTGAAAACATGGACCTGCGGACTGGGCCTCTCCATGTGTCTGTCCAGGCCCTAACCAGCAAGGGCAGCTCAGACCCTCTGCGCTGTTGCCTGGCTGTGGGTGCCGGGGCTGGGGTGGTACCCAGCCAGCTGCGGATCCATCGGCTGACAGCCACATCTGCTGAGATCGCCTGGGTGCCGGGGAATAGCAACTTGGCCCATGCCATCTACCTCAATGGAGAAGAGTGCCCACCTGCTCGCCCCAGCACATATTGGGCAACCTTTTGTAACCTGAGACCTGGCACACTCTATCAGGCCCGAGTGGAGGCTCAGATCCCATCTCAGGGGCCTTGGGAACCAGGCTGGGAGAGGCCAGAGCAGAGAGCTGCTACCTTGCAGTTCACCACACTTCCAGCAG GTCTGCCTGATGCCCCACTGGATGTACAGGCTGAACCAGGACCCTCTCCTGGAATCTTGATGATCAGTTGGCTCCCTGTCACCATTGATGCTGCTGGTACCTCCAATGGTGTCCGGGTTACAGGCTATGCCATCTATGCTGATGGGCAGAAG ATTATGGAGGTGGCTTCCCCCACAGCAGGCAGTGTGCTGGTGGAGGTGTCCCAGCTGCAGCTGTTGCAGGCCTGCCATGAGGTGACTGTACGCACTATGTCACCCCATGGCGAGTCCAGTGACTCCATCCCGGCCCCCGTTGCCCCAGCCCTGGCTTCTGCCTGCCAGCCAGCCAGGATGTCCTGTCTCTCACCACGACCAAGCCCAGAGGTCAGAACACCCCTTGCTTCAGTCTCCCCAGGGCTTGGGGATACCAGCTTTCCCCTCCGGCATCCTGTCCCCCATGGAACTCAAGATTTCTCTGCAAGTCTTTCCATAGAGATGTCCAAAGGACCCCAGGAGGAACCTCCAGTCCCTTGCTCTCAG GAAGAGGCTGGGGCAGCTGTGCGGAGCATCTCAGAAGAGAAGAGGGCTATCGAGCCAACTCTGGGCCAGGAAGGCCCTGAGCCTGTGGCTCCTTCCCTGGCTAAGCAGGAAGTGGAGTGCACTTCAGGAGATGCTGGCCCTGTACCTTGCTCCACCCAAGGAGAGCTGACCCAGAAGAAGCCAAGTATTGAAGCCTGCCATGGGGGAGATCTGGACTCCGGGCTGAAACTTAGATCTGAG AAAGAAGATATGTCAGAGCTTGGAGTTCACCTGGTGAATTCCCTTGTGGATCACAGCCGCAACTCAGACTTATCAGACatccaggaagaagaggaagaggaggaagaagaggaagaggaactgGGTTCCAGGCCTTGTTCCTCCCAGAAGCAGGTTGCTGGCAACAGCATCAGGGAGAATGGAGCCAAG CCCCAGCCAGACCCCTTTTGTGAGACTGACAGCGACGAGGAGATCTTGGAGCAGATACTGGAGTTGCCTCTCCAGCGGCTCTGCAGCAAGAAGCTGTTCAGCAtccctgaggaggaagaggaggaggaagaggaggaagggctgGAGAAACCAGGGCCCAGCCGCACTTCCCAAGACCCTAGCCAGCCTGAACTTGCGTTGCTAGGGCCGGGCTGTGATAGCAGTCAGCCCCAGGGACCTGGCCTGTGTCCCTTGTCTCCTGAGCTCTCTGGGGTCAGGGAGCACCTGGAGGATGTGCTGGGAGTCGTTGGTGGAAACGGCAGGAGGAGAGGAGGTGGCTCCCCGGAGAAACTCCCAAACCGCAAGCGACCTCAGGACCCCCGAGAACATTGCAGCCGGCTTCTTGGCAATGGCGGGCCCCAGGCCTCTGCACGGCCGGTCCCTCCACGGGAGAGGGGCAGCCTCCCTGTGATTGAGGGCACCAGGGTTGGACAGGAGCCCGGTGGGAGAGGGCGGCCGGGTCTTTCCCGGAGGTGTCCCCGTGGCCCTGCTCCAGAATCCAGCTTAGTCAGCTGCCTCTCTCCAAAGTGTTTGGAGATCAGTATTGAATATGATTCTGAGGATGAGCAGGAGGCGGGCAGCGGGGGTGTCAGCATCAACAGCTCCTGCTACCCCACAGATGGGGAGGCCTGGGGCACAGCGGCAGTAGGAAGGCCCAGGGGACCTCCGAAGGTCAATCCAGGCCCCAACGCCTACCTGCGCCTCCCAGCCTGGGAGAAAGGGGAGCCAGAGCGGAGAGGCCGCAGTGCGATTGGCAGAACCAAGGAGCCACCCTCCCGG GCAACAGAAACTGGGGAGTCCAGAGGGCAGGACAACTCTGGGCGGAGAGGACCCCAGAGGAGAGGGGCCCGGGTGCCTAGGTCTGGTACCACTGAGCTGG CCCCTCCAAGGAGCCCCCAAGAAGCACCACCTCATCAGGACCTGCCTGTGAGGGTCTTTGTGGCTCTGTTTGACTATGACCCTGTATCAATGTCACCGAACCCTGATGCCGGAGAAGAGGAACTGCCCTTTAAGGAGGGCCAACTCCTCAAG GTGTTTGGAGACAAGGACGCTGATGGTTTCTACCGGGGTGAGAGTGGGGGCCGTACAGGCTACATCCCCTGCAACATGGTGGCTGAGGTGGCTGTGGACAGTCCAGCAGGGAGACAACAGCTGCTCCAGCGGGGTTTCTTGCCCCCAAATGTTCTCACCGAGGCCTCAG GAAATGGTCCCTCTGTGTACTCCTCAGCACACACACCCGGGCCTCCCCCCAAGCCTCGTCGGTCCAAGAAAG TGGAGCTGGAAGGTCCTACACAGCTCTGTCCAGGTGAGAAGCCATCTTTGGGCAAGTGTCTGGGAAGAG GTCCTCCTAAGCTGATTCATTCTGCTGCCCAGAAAACCTCCCGACCTATGGTGGCTGCATTTGACTATAATCCTCGGGAGAACTCCCCCAATATGGATGTGGAG GCAGAGCTGCCCTTCAGAGCAGGGGATGTCATTACTGTGTTTGGGAACATGGACGATGATGGTTTCTACTAT ggGGAGCTGAATGGACAAAGGGGCCTGGTTCCATCCAACTTCCTGGAAGGCCCTGGGCCTGAGTCAGGCAGCCTAGAGTCTGGGACATCTCAAGCCGAGAGTCAG AGAACGAGGAGGAGAAGAGTCCAGTGCTAG
- the Tspoap1 gene encoding peripheral-type benzodiazepine receptor-associated protein 1, with protein MEQLTTLPRLGDLGAMEPWALPAWQHWTQGQGCKPGDASPSIAGTPTALQVKGLRFEESSKPEGAHSPGPVGNTDPEATETGLPKLGQQAESPGYSCSGLEEEEAQAYKAKFNIGFGDRPNLELLRALGELQQRCTILKEENQMLRKSSFPETEEKVRRLKRKNAELAVIAKRLEERAQKLQETNMRVVSAPVPRPGSSLELCRKALARQRARDLSETASALLAKDKQIAALQRECRELQARLSLVGKEGPQWLHMRDFDRLLRESQREVLRLQRQIALRNQREPLRPARSPGPTAPSRVGAPAPGAPGEAVLQDDVESPQVVLREPEKQQRVQQLESELCKKRKKCESLEQEARKKQRRCEELELQLRAAQNENARLVEENSRLSGRATEKEQVEWENSELKGQLLGVTQERDSALLKSQGLQSKLESLEQVLKHMREVAQRRQQLEVEHEQARLSLQEKQEEVRRLQQAQAEAKREHEGAVQLLESTLDSMQARVRELEGQCRSQTERFSLLAQELQAFRLHPGPLDLLTSALGCSALGDHPPPHCCCSIPQPCQGSGPKDLDLPPGSPGRCTPKSSEPALTTLTGIPRRTAKKAESLSNSSRSESIHNSPKSCPTPEVDTASEVEELEVDSVSLLPAAPESHSGGARIQVFLARYSYNPFEGPNENPEAELPLTAGEYIYIYGNMDEDGFFEGELMDGRRGLVPSNFVERVSDDDLLSTLPRELADSSHSSGPELSFLSGGGGGCSSGGQSSGGRSQPRPEEEAAGDELSLSPPPEGLGEPLAVPYPRHITVLKQLAHSVVLAWELPPERVDLRGFHIFVNGELRQALGPGVPPKAVLENMDLRTGPLHVSVQALTSKGSSDPLRCCLAVGAGAGVVPSQLRIHRLTATSAEIAWVPGNSNLAHAIYLNGEECPPARPSTYWATFCNLRPGTLYQARVEAQIPSQGPWEPGWERPEQRAATLQFTTLPAGLPDAPLDVQAEPGPSPGILMISWLPVTIDAAGTSNGVRVTGYAIYADGQKIMEVASPTAGSVLVEVSQLQLLQACHEVTVRTMSPHGESSDSIPAPVAPALASACQPARMSCLSPRPSPEVRTPLASVSPGLGDTSFPLRHPVPHGTQDFSASLSIEMSKGPQEEPPVPCSQEEAGAAVRSISEEKRAIEPTLGQEGPEPVAPSLAKQEVECTSGDAGPVPCSTQGELTQKKPSIEACHGGDLDSGLKLRSEKEDMSELGVHLVNSLVDHSRNSDLSDIQEEEEEEEEEEEELGSRPCSSQKQVAGNSIRENGAKPQPDPFCETDSDEEILEQILELPLQRLCSKKLFSIPEEEEEEEEEEGLEKPGPSRTSQDPSQPELALLGPGCDSSQPQGPGLCPLSPELSGVREHLEDVLGVVGGNGRRRGGGSPEKLPNRKRPQDPREHCSRLLGNGGPQASARPVPPRERGSLPVIEGTRVGQEPGGRGRPGLSRRCPRGPAPESSLVSCLSPKCLEISIEYDSEDEQEAGSGGVSINSSCYPTDGEAWGTAAVGRPRGPPKVNPGPNAYLRLPAWEKGEPERRGRSAIGRTKEPPSRATETGESRGQDNSGRRGPQRRGARVPRSGTTELAPPRSPQEAPPHQDLPVRVFVALFDYDPVSMSPNPDAGEEELPFKEGQLLKVFGDKDADGFYRGESGGRTGYIPCNMVAEVAVDSPAGRQQLLQRGFLPPNVLTEASGNGPSVYSSAHTPGPPPKPRRSKKVELEGPTQLCPGPPKLIHSAAQKTSRPMVAAFDYNPRENSPNMDVEAELPFRAGDVITVFGNMDDDGFYYGELNGQRGLVPSNFLEGPGPESGSLESGTSQAESQRTRRRRVQC; from the exons ATGGAGCAACTGACAACCCTCCCACGGCTTGGAGACCTTGGAGCCATGGAGCCATGGGCACTGCCTGCCTGGCAGCACTGGACTCAGGGCCAGGGGTGCAAACCTGGAGATGCATCTCCAAGCATTGCTGGTACTCCGACAGCTCTGCAGGTTAAAGGATTGAGGTTTGAAGAGAGTTCCAAGCCTGAGGGAGCTCATAGCCCTGGACCTGTCGGAAATACTGATCCTGAAGCAACAGAGACCGGGCTGCCTAAGCTGGGGCAGCAAGCAGAGAGCCCTGGGTACAGCTGTTCcgggctggaggaggaggaggcacaggCTTATAAG GCCAAGTTCAACATAGGCTTCGGGGACAGGCCTAATCTGGAGCTGCTAAGGGCCCTGGGAGAGCTGCAGCAGCGCTGTACCATCCTGAAGGAGGAAAACCAGATGCTG AGAAAAAGCAGCTTCCCAGAGACGGAGGAGAAGGTACGGAGGCTGAAGCGGAAGAATGCTGAACTGGCAGTCATTGCCAAGCGCCTGGAGGAGAGGGCACAGAAGCTGCAGGAAACGAACATGAGGGTG GTGAGTGCCCCTGTGCCCCGACCCGGATCCAGTTTGGAGTTGTGCCGTAAGGCTCTAGCTCGCCAGCGAGCCCGAGACCTCAGTGAGACAGCCAGTGCACTGTTGGCCAAGGACAAACAGATTGCTGCCTTGCAGCGGGAGTGCAGGGAGCTGCAGGCCAGACTCTCTCTGGTGGGCAAG GAAGGTCCCCAGTGGCTGCATATGCGGGACTTCGACCGGTTGCTGCGCGAGTCCCAACGGGAGGTGCTGCGGCTGCAGAGGCAGATCGCCCTGCGCAACCAGCGGGAGCCGCTCCGGCCTGCCCGGTCCCCGGGTCCTACTGCCCCATCTAGAGTAGGGGCGCCGGCCCCCGGGGCCCCGGGAGAG GCCGTACTTCAGGATGATGTGGAGAGCCCACAGGTAGTCCTAAGGGAACCAGAGAAGCAGCAAAGGGTGCAGCAGCTG GAGTCTGAGCTCTGCAAGAAGCGAAAGAAATGCGAGAGTCTGGAGCAGGAAGCCAGGAAAAAGCAGAGGCGATGTGAGGAGCTG GAGCTACAGCTGAGGGCAGCCCAGAATGAAAATGCCCGCCTGGTGGAGGAGAACTCtcggctcagtgggagagccacAGAGAAGGAGCAG GTGGAATGGGAGAATTCGGAGCTGAAGGGACAGCTCCTGGGGGTGACACAAGAGAGGGACTCGGCCCTTCTTAAGAGCCAGGGCCTGCAAAGCAAGCTGGAGAGCCTGGAGCAGGTGCTGAAG CATATGCGGGAGGTGGCCCAGCGCCGGCAGCAGCTGGAGGTGGAGCATGAGCAGGCTAGGCTCAGCctgcaggagaagcaggaggaggtccGGAGGCTGCAGCAG GCCCAGGCAGAAGCCAAGAGGGAACATGAGGGAGCCGTTCAGCTGCTGGAG TCTACCTTGGATTCCATGCAG GCCCGGGTTCGAGAGCTTGAGGGCCAGTGCCGAAGCCAGACTGAGCGTTTCAGCCTTCTGGCTCAGGAGCTCCAGGCCTTCCGTCTGCACCCAGGCCCTCTGGATCTGCTTACTTCAGCCTTGGGCTGTAGTGCCCTTGGGGACCACCCGCccccccactgctgctgctctatCCCTCAGCCCTGCCAGGGGTCCGGCCCCAAAG ATCTTGACCTCCCACCGGGCTCCCCAGGACGCTGCACCCCCAAATCTTCTGAACCTGCTCTCACCACCCTTACTGGAATCCCTCGAAGGACAGCTAAGAAGGCCGAGTCTCTTTCTAATTCTTCTCGCTCAGAGTCCATCCACAACAGCCCCAAGTCATGTCCCACACCAGAG GTGGACACAGCCAGtgaggtggaggaactggaggtAGACAGTGTTTCCCTGCTCCCAGCAGCTCCGGAGAGTCACTCGGGAGGAGCCAGAATCCAGGTCTTCCTAGCACGCTATAG CTACAACCCCTTTGAGGGTCCCAATGAGAATCCAGAGGCCGAGCTTCCTCTGACAGCGGGCGAGTATATCTACATCTATGGTAACATGGACGAGGATGGCTTTTTTGAAG GGGAGCTCATGGATGGCCGAAGGGGCCTGGTCCCTTCCAACTTTGTAGAGCGCGTGTCTGATGATGATCTTCTGTCCACCCTCCCTCGGGAGCTGGCTGATTCGTCGCACAGCTCAGGCCCCGAGCTCAGTTTCCTGAGTGGAGGCGGGGGTGGTTGCAGTAGTGGGGGCCAGAGCAGCGGGGGACGTAGCCAGCCCAGACCAGAGGAGGAGGCCGCAGGAGATGAACTCAGTCTGAGCCCCCCACCAGAGGGACTTGGCGAGCCTCTGGCTGTGCCTTACCCCCGACACATCACGGTTCTCAAGCAGTTAGCCCACAGTGTGGTGCTGGCCTGGGAGTTGCCTCCTGAGAGAGTAGATCTGCGTGGCTTCCATATCTTTGTCAATGGGGAACTccgtcaggccttggggcctggGGTGCCCCCCAAAGCTGTGCTTGAAAACATGGACCTGCGGACTGGGCCTCTCCATGTGTCTGTCCAGGCCCTAACCAGCAAGGGCAGCTCAGACCCTCTGCGCTGTTGCCTGGCTGTGGGTGCCGGGGCTGGGGTGGTACCCAGCCAGCTGCGGATCCATCGGCTGACAGCCACATCTGCTGAGATCGCCTGGGTGCCGGGGAATAGCAACTTGGCCCATGCCATCTACCTCAATGGAGAAGAGTGCCCACCTGCTCGCCCCAGCACATATTGGGCAACCTTTTGTAACCTGAGACCTGGCACACTCTATCAGGCCCGAGTGGAGGCTCAGATCCCATCTCAGGGGCCTTGGGAACCAGGCTGGGAGAGGCCAGAGCAGAGAGCTGCTACCTTGCAGTTCACCACACTTCCAGCAG GTCTGCCTGATGCCCCACTGGATGTACAGGCTGAACCAGGACCCTCTCCTGGAATCTTGATGATCAGTTGGCTCCCTGTCACCATTGATGCTGCTGGTACCTCCAATGGTGTCCGGGTTACAGGCTATGCCATCTATGCTGATGGGCAGAAG ATTATGGAGGTGGCTTCCCCCACAGCAGGCAGTGTGCTGGTGGAGGTGTCCCAGCTGCAGCTGTTGCAGGCCTGCCATGAGGTGACTGTACGCACTATGTCACCCCATGGCGAGTCCAGTGACTCCATCCCGGCCCCCGTTGCCCCAGCCCTGGCTTCTGCCTGCCAGCCAGCCAGGATGTCCTGTCTCTCACCACGACCAAGCCCAGAGGTCAGAACACCCCTTGCTTCAGTCTCCCCAGGGCTTGGGGATACCAGCTTTCCCCTCCGGCATCCTGTCCCCCATGGAACTCAAGATTTCTCTGCAAGTCTTTCCATAGAGATGTCCAAAGGACCCCAGGAGGAACCTCCAGTCCCTTGCTCTCAG GAAGAGGCTGGGGCAGCTGTGCGGAGCATCTCAGAAGAGAAGAGGGCTATCGAGCCAACTCTGGGCCAGGAAGGCCCTGAGCCTGTGGCTCCTTCCCTGGCTAAGCAGGAAGTGGAGTGCACTTCAGGAGATGCTGGCCCTGTACCTTGCTCCACCCAAGGAGAGCTGACCCAGAAGAAGCCAAGTATTGAAGCCTGCCATGGGGGAGATCTGGACTCCGGGCTGAAACTTAGATCTGAG AAAGAAGATATGTCAGAGCTTGGAGTTCACCTGGTGAATTCCCTTGTGGATCACAGCCGCAACTCAGACTTATCAGACatccaggaagaagaggaagaggaggaagaagaggaagaggaactgGGTTCCAGGCCTTGTTCCTCCCAGAAGCAGGTTGCTGGCAACAGCATCAGGGAGAATGGAGCCAAG CCCCAGCCAGACCCCTTTTGTGAGACTGACAGCGACGAGGAGATCTTGGAGCAGATACTGGAGTTGCCTCTCCAGCGGCTCTGCAGCAAGAAGCTGTTCAGCAtccctgaggaggaagaggaggaggaagaggaggaagggctgGAGAAACCAGGGCCCAGCCGCACTTCCCAAGACCCTAGCCAGCCTGAACTTGCGTTGCTAGGGCCGGGCTGTGATAGCAGTCAGCCCCAGGGACCTGGCCTGTGTCCCTTGTCTCCTGAGCTCTCTGGGGTCAGGGAGCACCTGGAGGATGTGCTGGGAGTCGTTGGTGGAAACGGCAGGAGGAGAGGAGGTGGCTCCCCGGAGAAACTCCCAAACCGCAAGCGACCTCAGGACCCCCGAGAACATTGCAGCCGGCTTCTTGGCAATGGCGGGCCCCAGGCCTCTGCACGGCCGGTCCCTCCACGGGAGAGGGGCAGCCTCCCTGTGATTGAGGGCACCAGGGTTGGACAGGAGCCCGGTGGGAGAGGGCGGCCGGGTCTTTCCCGGAGGTGTCCCCGTGGCCCTGCTCCAGAATCCAGCTTAGTCAGCTGCCTCTCTCCAAAGTGTTTGGAGATCAGTATTGAATATGATTCTGAGGATGAGCAGGAGGCGGGCAGCGGGGGTGTCAGCATCAACAGCTCCTGCTACCCCACAGATGGGGAGGCCTGGGGCACAGCGGCAGTAGGAAGGCCCAGGGGACCTCCGAAGGTCAATCCAGGCCCCAACGCCTACCTGCGCCTCCCAGCCTGGGAGAAAGGGGAGCCAGAGCGGAGAGGCCGCAGTGCGATTGGCAGAACCAAGGAGCCACCCTCCCGG GCAACAGAAACTGGGGAGTCCAGAGGGCAGGACAACTCTGGGCGGAGAGGACCCCAGAGGAGAGGGGCCCGGGTGCCTAGGTCTGGTACCACTGAGCTGG CCCCTCCAAGGAGCCCCCAAGAAGCACCACCTCATCAGGACCTGCCTGTGAGGGTCTTTGTGGCTCTGTTTGACTATGACCCTGTATCAATGTCACCGAACCCTGATGCCGGAGAAGAGGAACTGCCCTTTAAGGAGGGCCAACTCCTCAAG GTGTTTGGAGACAAGGACGCTGATGGTTTCTACCGGGGTGAGAGTGGGGGCCGTACAGGCTACATCCCCTGCAACATGGTGGCTGAGGTGGCTGTGGACAGTCCAGCAGGGAGACAACAGCTGCTCCAGCGGGGTTTCTTGCCCCCAAATGTTCTCACCGAGGCCTCAG GAAATGGTCCCTCTGTGTACTCCTCAGCACACACACCCGGGCCTCCCCCCAAGCCTCGTCGGTCCAAGAAAG TGGAGCTGGAAGGTCCTACACAGCTCTGTCCAG GTCCTCCTAAGCTGATTCATTCTGCTGCCCAGAAAACCTCCCGACCTATGGTGGCTGCATTTGACTATAATCCTCGGGAGAACTCCCCCAATATGGATGTGGAG GCAGAGCTGCCCTTCAGAGCAGGGGATGTCATTACTGTGTTTGGGAACATGGACGATGATGGTTTCTACTAT ggGGAGCTGAATGGACAAAGGGGCCTGGTTCCATCCAACTTCCTGGAAGGCCCTGGGCCTGAGTCAGGCAGCCTAGAGTCTGGGACATCTCAAGCCGAGAGTCAG AGAACGAGGAGGAGAAGAGTCCAGTGCTAG